From Pongo pygmaeus isolate AG05252 chromosome 1, NHGRI_mPonPyg2-v2.0_pri, whole genome shotgun sequence, one genomic window encodes:
- the MCL1 gene encoding induced myeloid leukemia cell differentiation protein Mcl-1 isoform X1 yields the protein MFGLKRNAVIGLNLYCGGAGLGAGSGGATPPGGRLLATEKEASARREIGGGEAGAVIGGSAGASPPSTLTPDSRRVARPPPIGAEVPDVTATPARLFFFAPTRRAAPLEEMEAPAADAIMSPEEELDGYEPEPLGKRPAVLPLLELVGESGNNTSTDGSLPSTPPPAEEEEDELYRQSLEIISRYLREQATGAKDTKPLGRSGATCRKALETLRRVGDGVQRNHETAFQGMLRKLDIKNEDDVKSLSRVMVHVFSDGVTNWGRIVTLISFGAFVAKHLKTINQESCIEPLAESITDVLVRTKRDWLVKQRGWDGFVEFFHVEDLEGGIRNVLLAFAGVAGVGAGLAYLIR from the exons ATGTTCGGCCTCAAAAGAAACGCGGTAATCGGACTCAACCTCTACTGTGGGGGGGCCGGCTTGGGTGCTGGCAGCGGCGGCGCCACCCCTCCGGGAGGGCGGCTTTTGGCTACGGAGAAGGAGGCCTCGGCCCGGCGAGAGATAGGGGGAGGGGAGGCCGGCGCGGTGATTGGCGGAAGCGCCGGCGCAAGCCCCCCGTCCACCCTCACGCCAGACTCCCGGAGGGTCGCGCGGCCGCCGCCCATTGGCGCCGAGGTCCCCGACGTCACCGCGACCCCCGCGAGGCTGTTTTTCTTCGCGCCCACCCGCCGCGCGGCGCCGCTTGAGGAGATGGAAGCCCCGGCCGCCGACGCCATCATGTCGCCCGAAGAGGAGCTGGACGGGTACGAGCCGGAGCCTCTCGGGAAGCGGCCGGCTGTCCTGCCTCTGCTGGAGTTGGTCGGGGAATCTGGTAATAACACCAGTACGGACGGGTCACTACCCTCGACGCCGCCgccagcagaggaggaggaggacgagttGTACCGGCAGTCGCTGGAGATTATCTCTCGGTACCTTCGGGAGCAGGCCACCGGCGCCAAGGACACAAAGCCATTGGGCAGGTCTGGGGCCACCTGCAGGAAGGCTCTGGAGACCTTACGACGGGTTGGGGATGGCGTGCAGCGCAACCACGAGACGGCCTTCCAAG GCATGCTTCGGAAACTGGACATCAAAAACGAAGACGATGTGAAATCGTTGTCTCGAGTGATGGTCCATGTTTTCAGCGACGGCGTAACAAACTGGGGCAGGATTGTGACTCTCATTTCTTTTGGTGCCTTTGTGGCTAAACACTTGAAGACCATAAACCAAGAAAGCTGCATCGAACCATTAGCAGAAAGTATCACAGACGTTCTCGTAAGGACAAAACGGGACTGGCTAGTTAAACAAAGAGGCTGG gaTGGGTTTGTGGAGTTCTTCCATGTAGAGGACCTAGAAGGAGGCATCAGAAATGTGCTGCTGGCTTTTGCAGGTGTTGCTGGAGTAGGAGCTGGTTTGGCATATCTAATAAGATAG
- the MCL1 gene encoding induced myeloid leukemia cell differentiation protein Mcl-1 isoform X2: protein MFGLKRNAVIGLNLYCGGAGLGAGSGGATPPGGRLLATEKEASARREIGGGEAGAVIGGSAGASPPSTLTPDSRRVARPPPIGAEVPDVTATPARLFFFAPTRRAAPLEEMEAPAADAIMSPEEELDGYEPEPLGKRPAVLPLLELVGESGNNTSTDGSLPSTPPPAEEEEDELYRQSLEIISRYLREQATGAKDTKPLGRSGATCRKALETLRRVGDGVQRNHETAFQGWVCGVLPCRGPRRRHQKCAAGFCRCCWSRSWFGISNKIALL, encoded by the exons ATGTTCGGCCTCAAAAGAAACGCGGTAATCGGACTCAACCTCTACTGTGGGGGGGCCGGCTTGGGTGCTGGCAGCGGCGGCGCCACCCCTCCGGGAGGGCGGCTTTTGGCTACGGAGAAGGAGGCCTCGGCCCGGCGAGAGATAGGGGGAGGGGAGGCCGGCGCGGTGATTGGCGGAAGCGCCGGCGCAAGCCCCCCGTCCACCCTCACGCCAGACTCCCGGAGGGTCGCGCGGCCGCCGCCCATTGGCGCCGAGGTCCCCGACGTCACCGCGACCCCCGCGAGGCTGTTTTTCTTCGCGCCCACCCGCCGCGCGGCGCCGCTTGAGGAGATGGAAGCCCCGGCCGCCGACGCCATCATGTCGCCCGAAGAGGAGCTGGACGGGTACGAGCCGGAGCCTCTCGGGAAGCGGCCGGCTGTCCTGCCTCTGCTGGAGTTGGTCGGGGAATCTGGTAATAACACCAGTACGGACGGGTCACTACCCTCGACGCCGCCgccagcagaggaggaggaggacgagttGTACCGGCAGTCGCTGGAGATTATCTCTCGGTACCTTCGGGAGCAGGCCACCGGCGCCAAGGACACAAAGCCATTGGGCAGGTCTGGGGCCACCTGCAGGAAGGCTCTGGAGACCTTACGACGGGTTGGGGATGGCGTGCAGCGCAACCACGAGACGGCCTTCCAAG gaTGGGTTTGTGGAGTTCTTCCATGTAGAGGACCTAGAAGGAGGCATCAGAAATGTGCTGCTGGCTTTTGCAGGTGTTGCTGGAGTAGGAGCTGGTTTGGCATATCTAATAAGATAGCCTTACTGTAA
- the LOC129029747 gene encoding uncharacterized protein ADAMTSL4-AS1 encodes MWLWQDIQCCPAPPSVPPRAPEPGRAPPPPGEGLGAGIPSLSPPQEKPQSVGKCVRQKGRQKAGLEKGNRKKELRQANCPSLRPQRKGADTRRLPRETRPTKKRTTAAQPFLQLWNPAPHTSTGRTGDL; translated from the coding sequence ATGTGGCTTTGGCAGGACATCCAGTGCTGCCCCGCTCCTCCCTCAGTCCCGCCCAGGGCTCCGGAGCCGGGCcgggctcctcctcctccaggggaAGGGCTCGGGGCAGGAATCCCTTCCCTTTCACCACCCCAGGAGAAGCCCCAGAGCGTAGGGAAATGCGTACGGCAGAAAGGGAGACAGAAGGCAGGGCTAGAGAAAGGGAACAGGAAAAAAGAGCTTCGACAAGCCAACTGCCCTTCGCTCAGGCCCCAGCGGAAAGGGGCAGATACCCGGAGACTTCCCAGAGAGACTCGACCCACCAAAAAGCGCACCACGGCCGCGCAGCCCTTCCTTCAGCTCTGGAACCCAGCGCCCCACACCTCAACTGGGAGAACTGGTGACCTCTAG
- the ADAMTSL4 gene encoding ADAMTS-like protein 4 isoform X1, protein MENWMGRPWLYLLLLLSLPQLCLDQEVLSGHSLQTPTEEGQGPEGVWGPWAQWASCSQPCGVGVQRRSRTCQLRTVQLRPSLPLPPRPPRHPEALLLQGQGPRPQTSPETLPLYRTQSRGRGGPLRGPASHLGREETQEIRAARSRLRDPIKPGMFGYGRVPFALPLHRNRRHPRRPPRSELPLISSRGEEPIPSPTPRAEPLSANGSPQSELPPTELSVHTPSPAAEPLSPETAQTEVAPRTRPAPQRHHPRAQASGTEPPSPTHSLGEGGFFRASPQPQRPSSQRWASPQVAGRHPDPFPSVPQGRGQQGQGPWGTGGTPHGPRLEPDPQHPGAWLPLLRNGPHASSLWSLFAPSSPIPRCSGESEQLRACSQAPCPPEQPDPRALQCAAFNSQEFMGQLYQWEPFTEVQGSQRCELNCRPRGFRFYVRHTEKVQDGTLCQPGAPDICVAGRCLSPGCDGILGSGRRPDGCGVCGGDDSTCRLVSGNLTDRGGPLGYQKILWIPAGASRLQIAQLRPSSNYLALRGPGGRSIINGNWAVDPPGSYRAGGTVFRYNRPPREEGKGESLSAEGPTTQPVDVYMIFQEENPGVFYQYVISSPPPILENPTPEPPFPQLQPEILRVEPPLASAPRPARTPGTLQRQVRIPQMPAPPHPRTPLGSPAAYWKRVGHSACSASCGKGVWRPIFLCISRESGEELDERNCAAGARPPASPEPCHGTPCPPYWEAGEWTSCSRSCGPGTQHRQLQCRQEFGGGGSSVPPERCGHLPRPNITQSCQLRLCGHWEVGSPWSQCSVRCGRGQRSRQVRCVGNNGDEVSEQECASGPPQPPSREACDMGPCTTAWFHSDWSSKCSAECGTGIQRRSVVCLGSGAALRPGQGEAGAGTGQSCPTGSRPPDMRACSLGPCERIWRWYTGPWGECSSECGSGTQRRDIICVSKLGTEFNVTSPSNCSHLPRPPALQPCQGQTCQDRWFSTPWSPCSRSCQGGTQTREVQCLSANQTLSTRCPPQLRPSRKRPCNSQPCSQRPDDQCKDSSPHCPLVVQARLCVYPYYTVTCCRSCAHVLERSPQDPS, encoded by the exons ATGGAGAACTGGATGGGCAG GCCCTGGTTGtatctgctgctgcttctgtccCTCCCTCAGCTCTGCCTGGATCAGGAG GTGTTGTCCGGACACTCTCTTCAGACACCTACAGAGGAGGGCCAGGGCCCCGAAGGTGTCTGGGGACCTTGGGCCCAGTGGGCCTCTTGCTCCCAGCCCTGCGGGGTGGGGGTGCAGCGCAGGAGCCGGACATGTCAGCTCCGTACAGTGCAGCTCCGCCCAAGTCTGCCCCTCCCTCCCCGGCCCCCAAGACATCCAGAagccctcctcctccagggccaGGGTCCCAGACCCCAGACGTCTCCAGAAACCCTCCCCTTGTACAGGACACAGTCTCGGGGAAGGGGTGGCCCACTTCGAGGTCCCGCTTCCCACCTAGGGAGAGAGGAGACCCAGGAGATTCGAGCGGCCAG GTCCCGGCTTCGAGACCCCATCAAGCCAGGAATGTTCGGTTATGGGAGAGTGCCCTTTGCATTGCCGCTGCACCGGAACCGCAGGCACCCTCGGAGGCCACCCAGATCTGAGCTGCCCCTGATCTCTTCTAGAGGGGAAGAGCCCATTCCATCCCCTACTCCAAGAGCAGAGCCATTGTCGGCAAACGGCAGCCCCCAGTCTGAGCTCCCTCCCACAGAACTGTCTGTCCACACCCCATCCCCCGCAGCAGAACCTCTAAGCCCTGAAACTGCTCAGACAGAAGTGGCCCCCAGAACCAGGCCTGCCCCCCAACGGCACCACCCCAGAGCCCAGGCCTCTGGCACAGAGCCCCCCTCACCCACGCACTCCTTAGGAGAAGGTGGCTTCTTCCGTGCATCCCCTCAGCCACAAAGGCCAAGTTCCCAGCGCTGGGCCAGTCCCCAGGTAGCAGGGAGACACCCTGATCCTTTTCCTTCGGTCCCTCAGGGCCGAGGCCAGCAGGGCCAGGGGCCTTGGGGAACGGGGGGGACTCCTCACGGGCCCCGCCTGGAGCCTGACCCTCAGCACccaggcgcctggctgcccctGCTGAGAAACGGCCCCCACGCCAGCTCCCTCTGGAGCCTCTTTGCTCCCAGTAGCCCTATCCCAAGATGTTCTGGGGAGAGTGAGCAGCTAAGAGCCTGCAGCCAAGCG CCCTGCCCCCCCGAGCAGCCAGACCCCCGGGCCCTGCAGTGCGCGGCCTTTAACTCCCAGGAATTCATGGGCCAGCTGTACCAGTGGGAGCCCTTCACTGAAG TCCAGGGCTCCCAGCGCTGTGAACTGAACTGCCGGCCCCGTGGCTTCCGCTTCTATGTCCGTCACACCGAAAAGGTCCAGGATGGGACCCTGTGTCAGCCTGGAGCCCCTGACATCTGTGTGGCTGGACGCTGTCTG AGCCCCGGCTGTGATGGGATCCTTGGCTCTGGCAGGCGTCCTGATGGCTGTGGAGTCTGTGGGGGTGATGATTCTACCTGTCGCCTTGTTTCTGGGAACCTCACTGACCGAGGGGGCCCCCTGGGCTATCAGAAGATCTTGTGGATTCCAGCGGGAGCCTCACGGCTCCAGATTGCCCAGCTCCGGCCTAGCTCCAACTACCTGG CACTTCGTGGCCCTGGGGGCCGGTCCATCATCAATGGAAACTGGGCTGTGGATCCCCCTGGGTCCTACAGGGCCGGCGGGACCGTCTTTCGATATAACCGTCCTCCCAGGGAGGAGGGCAAAGGGGAGAGTCTGTCGGCTGAAGGCCCCACCACCCAGCCTGTGGATGTCTAT ATGATCTTTCAGGAGGAAAACCCAGGCGTTTTTTATCAGTATGTCATCTCTTCACCTCCTCCAATCCTTGAGAACCCCACCCCAGAGCCCCCTTTCCCCCAGCTTCAGCCGG AGATTCTGAGGGTGGAGCCCCCACTCGCTTCGGCGCCCCGCCCAGCCCGGACCCCAGGCACCCTCCAGCGTCAGGTGCGGATCCCCCAGATGCCCGCCCCGCCCCATCCCAGGACACCCCTGGGGTCTCCAGCTGCGTACTGGAAACGAGTGGGACACTCTGCATGCTCAGCGTCCTGTGGGAAAG GTGTCTGGCGCCCCATTTTCCTCTGCATCTCCCGTGAGTCGGGAGAGGAACTGGATGAACGCAACTGTGCCGCGGGTGCCAGGCCCCCAGCCTCCCCTGAACCCTGCCACGGCACCCCATGTCCCCCATA CTGGGAGGCTGGCGAGTGGACATCCTGCAGCCGCTCCTGTGGCCCCGGCACCCAGCACCGCCAGCTGCAGTGCCGGCAGGAATTTGGGGGGGGTGGCTCCTCGGTGCCCCCGGAGCGCTGTGGACATCTCCCCCGGCCCAACATCACCCAGTCTTGCCAGCTGCGCCTCTGTGGCCATTGGGAAGTTGGCTCTCCTTGGAGCCAG TGCTCCGTACGGTGCGGCCGGGGCCAGAGAAGCCGGCAGGTTCGCTGTGTTGGGAACAATGGTGATGAAGTGAGTGAGCAGGAGTGCGCGTCAGGCCCCCCGCAGCCCCCCAGCAGAGAGGCCTGTGACATGGGGCCCTGTACTACCGCCTGGTTCCACAGCGACTGGAGCTCCAAG TGCTCAGCCGAGTGTGGGACGGGAATCCAGCGGCGCTCTGTTGTCTGCCTTGGGAGTGGGGCAGCCCTCAGGCCGGGCCAGGGGGAAGCAGGAGCAGGAACTGGGCAGAGCTGTCCAACAGGAAGCCGGCCCCCTGACATGCGCGCCTGCAGCCTGGGGCCCTGTGAGAGGATTTGGCGCTGGTACACAGGGCCCTGGGGTGAG TGCTCCTCCGAATGTGGCTCCGGCACACAGCGTAGAGACATCATCTGTGTATCCAAACTGGGGACGGAGTTCAACGTGACTTCTCCGAGCAACTGTTCTCACCTCCCCAGGCCCCCTGCCCTGCAGCCCTGTCAAGGGCAGACCTGCCAGGACCGATGGTTTTCCACGCCCTGGAGCCCG TGTTCTCGCTCCTGCCAAGGGGGAACGCAGACACGGGAGGTCCAGTGCCTGAGCGCCAACCAGACCCTCAGCACCCGATGCCCTCCTCAACTGCGGCCCTCCAGGAAGCGCCCCTGTAACAGCCAACCCTGCAGCCAGCGCCCTG ATGATCAATGCAAGGACAGCTCTCCACATTGCCCCCTGGTGGTACAGGCCCGGCTCTGCGTCTACCCCTACTACACAGTCACCTGTTGCCGCTCTTGCGCACATGTCCTGGAGCGGTCTCCCCAGGATCCCTCCTGA
- the ADAMTSL4 gene encoding ADAMTS-like protein 4 isoform X2 → MENWMGRPWLYLLLLLSLPQLCLDQEVLSGHSLQTPTEEGQGPEGVWGPWAQWASCSQPCGVGVQRRSRTCQLRTVQLRPSLPLPPRPPRHPEALLLQGQGPRPQTSPETLPLYRTQSRGRGGPLRGPASHLGREETQEIRAARSRLRDPIKPGMFGYGRVPFALPLHRNRRHPRRPPRSELPLISSRGEEPIPSPTPRAEPLSANGSPQSELPPTELSVHTPSPAAEPLSPETAQTEVAPRTRPAPQRHHPRAQASGTEPPSPTHSLGEGGFFRASPQPQRPSSQRWASPQVAGRHPDPFPSVPQGRGQQGQGPWGTGGTPHGPRLEPDPQHPGAWLPLLRNGPHASSLWSLFAPSSPIPRCSGESEQLRACSQAPCPPEQPDPRALQCAAFNSQEFMGQLYQWEPFTEAPLLPLRHAFFLHPGAGSGDSTGVQGSQRCELNCRPRGFRFYVRHTEKVQDGTLCQPGAPDICVAGRCLSPGCDGILGSGRRPDGCGVCGGDDSTCRLVSGNLTDRGGPLGYQKILWIPAGASRLQIAQLRPSSNYLALRGPGGRSIINGNWAVDPPGSYRAGGTVFRYNRPPREEGKGESLSAEGPTTQPVDVYMIFQEENPGVFYQYVISSPPPILENPTPEPPFPQLQPEILRVEPPLASAPRPARTPGTLQRQVRIPQMPAPPHPRTPLGSPAAYWKRVGHSACSASCGKGVWRPIFLCISRESGEELDERNCAAGARPPASPEPCHGTPCPPYWEAGEWTSCSRSCGPGTQHRQLQCRQEFGGGGSSVPPERCGHLPRPNITQSCQLRLCGHWEVGSPWSQCSVRCGRGQRSRQVRCVGNNGDEVSEQECASGPPQPPSREACDMGPCTTAWFHSDWSSKCSAECGTGIQRRSVVCLGSGAALRPGQGEAGAGTGQSCPTGSRPPDMRACSLGPCERIWRWYTGPWGECSSECGSGTQRRDIICVSKLGTEFNVTSPSNCSHLPRPPALQPCQGQTCQDRWFSTPWSPCSRSCQGGTQTREVQCLSANQTLSTRCPPQLRPSRKRPCNSQPCSQRPDDQCKDSSPHCPLVVQARLCVYPYYTVTCCRSCAHVLERSPQDPS, encoded by the exons ATGGAGAACTGGATGGGCAG GCCCTGGTTGtatctgctgctgcttctgtccCTCCCTCAGCTCTGCCTGGATCAGGAG GTGTTGTCCGGACACTCTCTTCAGACACCTACAGAGGAGGGCCAGGGCCCCGAAGGTGTCTGGGGACCTTGGGCCCAGTGGGCCTCTTGCTCCCAGCCCTGCGGGGTGGGGGTGCAGCGCAGGAGCCGGACATGTCAGCTCCGTACAGTGCAGCTCCGCCCAAGTCTGCCCCTCCCTCCCCGGCCCCCAAGACATCCAGAagccctcctcctccagggccaGGGTCCCAGACCCCAGACGTCTCCAGAAACCCTCCCCTTGTACAGGACACAGTCTCGGGGAAGGGGTGGCCCACTTCGAGGTCCCGCTTCCCACCTAGGGAGAGAGGAGACCCAGGAGATTCGAGCGGCCAG GTCCCGGCTTCGAGACCCCATCAAGCCAGGAATGTTCGGTTATGGGAGAGTGCCCTTTGCATTGCCGCTGCACCGGAACCGCAGGCACCCTCGGAGGCCACCCAGATCTGAGCTGCCCCTGATCTCTTCTAGAGGGGAAGAGCCCATTCCATCCCCTACTCCAAGAGCAGAGCCATTGTCGGCAAACGGCAGCCCCCAGTCTGAGCTCCCTCCCACAGAACTGTCTGTCCACACCCCATCCCCCGCAGCAGAACCTCTAAGCCCTGAAACTGCTCAGACAGAAGTGGCCCCCAGAACCAGGCCTGCCCCCCAACGGCACCACCCCAGAGCCCAGGCCTCTGGCACAGAGCCCCCCTCACCCACGCACTCCTTAGGAGAAGGTGGCTTCTTCCGTGCATCCCCTCAGCCACAAAGGCCAAGTTCCCAGCGCTGGGCCAGTCCCCAGGTAGCAGGGAGACACCCTGATCCTTTTCCTTCGGTCCCTCAGGGCCGAGGCCAGCAGGGCCAGGGGCCTTGGGGAACGGGGGGGACTCCTCACGGGCCCCGCCTGGAGCCTGACCCTCAGCACccaggcgcctggctgcccctGCTGAGAAACGGCCCCCACGCCAGCTCCCTCTGGAGCCTCTTTGCTCCCAGTAGCCCTATCCCAAGATGTTCTGGGGAGAGTGAGCAGCTAAGAGCCTGCAGCCAAGCG CCCTGCCCCCCCGAGCAGCCAGACCCCCGGGCCCTGCAGTGCGCGGCCTTTAACTCCCAGGAATTCATGGGCCAGCTGTACCAGTGGGAGCCCTTCACTGAAG CCCCTCTGCTTCCCCTGCGCCATGCCTTCTTTCTTCACCCTGGGGCTGGGTCAGGAGACAGCACAGGTG TCCAGGGCTCCCAGCGCTGTGAACTGAACTGCCGGCCCCGTGGCTTCCGCTTCTATGTCCGTCACACCGAAAAGGTCCAGGATGGGACCCTGTGTCAGCCTGGAGCCCCTGACATCTGTGTGGCTGGACGCTGTCTG AGCCCCGGCTGTGATGGGATCCTTGGCTCTGGCAGGCGTCCTGATGGCTGTGGAGTCTGTGGGGGTGATGATTCTACCTGTCGCCTTGTTTCTGGGAACCTCACTGACCGAGGGGGCCCCCTGGGCTATCAGAAGATCTTGTGGATTCCAGCGGGAGCCTCACGGCTCCAGATTGCCCAGCTCCGGCCTAGCTCCAACTACCTGG CACTTCGTGGCCCTGGGGGCCGGTCCATCATCAATGGAAACTGGGCTGTGGATCCCCCTGGGTCCTACAGGGCCGGCGGGACCGTCTTTCGATATAACCGTCCTCCCAGGGAGGAGGGCAAAGGGGAGAGTCTGTCGGCTGAAGGCCCCACCACCCAGCCTGTGGATGTCTAT ATGATCTTTCAGGAGGAAAACCCAGGCGTTTTTTATCAGTATGTCATCTCTTCACCTCCTCCAATCCTTGAGAACCCCACCCCAGAGCCCCCTTTCCCCCAGCTTCAGCCGG AGATTCTGAGGGTGGAGCCCCCACTCGCTTCGGCGCCCCGCCCAGCCCGGACCCCAGGCACCCTCCAGCGTCAGGTGCGGATCCCCCAGATGCCCGCCCCGCCCCATCCCAGGACACCCCTGGGGTCTCCAGCTGCGTACTGGAAACGAGTGGGACACTCTGCATGCTCAGCGTCCTGTGGGAAAG GTGTCTGGCGCCCCATTTTCCTCTGCATCTCCCGTGAGTCGGGAGAGGAACTGGATGAACGCAACTGTGCCGCGGGTGCCAGGCCCCCAGCCTCCCCTGAACCCTGCCACGGCACCCCATGTCCCCCATA CTGGGAGGCTGGCGAGTGGACATCCTGCAGCCGCTCCTGTGGCCCCGGCACCCAGCACCGCCAGCTGCAGTGCCGGCAGGAATTTGGGGGGGGTGGCTCCTCGGTGCCCCCGGAGCGCTGTGGACATCTCCCCCGGCCCAACATCACCCAGTCTTGCCAGCTGCGCCTCTGTGGCCATTGGGAAGTTGGCTCTCCTTGGAGCCAG TGCTCCGTACGGTGCGGCCGGGGCCAGAGAAGCCGGCAGGTTCGCTGTGTTGGGAACAATGGTGATGAAGTGAGTGAGCAGGAGTGCGCGTCAGGCCCCCCGCAGCCCCCCAGCAGAGAGGCCTGTGACATGGGGCCCTGTACTACCGCCTGGTTCCACAGCGACTGGAGCTCCAAG TGCTCAGCCGAGTGTGGGACGGGAATCCAGCGGCGCTCTGTTGTCTGCCTTGGGAGTGGGGCAGCCCTCAGGCCGGGCCAGGGGGAAGCAGGAGCAGGAACTGGGCAGAGCTGTCCAACAGGAAGCCGGCCCCCTGACATGCGCGCCTGCAGCCTGGGGCCCTGTGAGAGGATTTGGCGCTGGTACACAGGGCCCTGGGGTGAG TGCTCCTCCGAATGTGGCTCCGGCACACAGCGTAGAGACATCATCTGTGTATCCAAACTGGGGACGGAGTTCAACGTGACTTCTCCGAGCAACTGTTCTCACCTCCCCAGGCCCCCTGCCCTGCAGCCCTGTCAAGGGCAGACCTGCCAGGACCGATGGTTTTCCACGCCCTGGAGCCCG TGTTCTCGCTCCTGCCAAGGGGGAACGCAGACACGGGAGGTCCAGTGCCTGAGCGCCAACCAGACCCTCAGCACCCGATGCCCTCCTCAACTGCGGCCCTCCAGGAAGCGCCCCTGTAACAGCCAACCCTGCAGCCAGCGCCCTG ATGATCAATGCAAGGACAGCTCTCCACATTGCCCCCTGGTGGTACAGGCCCGGCTCTGCGTCTACCCCTACTACACAGTCACCTGTTGCCGCTCTTGCGCACATGTCCTGGAGCGGTCTCCCCAGGATCCCTCCTGA